A genomic region of Acidobacteriota bacterium contains the following coding sequences:
- a CDS encoding prepilin-type N-terminal cleavage/methylation domain-containing protein, whose product MKNQKGFSLIELLIVVVIIGIIAAIAIPNLLASRRSANEGATISAMRTLHGAQMTYASTYGSGSYSSTLADLQTNGLIDSALGSGTKSGYTYAITANPATASAPATFSFSAVPTSTSGVTQTGTRNLCVRTEGVIRYESDPGQLGSQLTYAECAEGVTNVFPL is encoded by the coding sequence ATGAAGAATCAAAAAGGCTTCTCGCTAATCGAACTATTGATCGTTGTGGTCATCATCGGCATTATTGCCGCAATTGCGATCCCGAATCTACTCGCCTCGCGGCGCAGTGCTAACGAAGGTGCGACCATTTCGGCGATGCGGACTTTGCACGGTGCCCAGATGACATATGCCTCAACGTACGGATCGGGAAGCTATTCAAGCACCCTTGCCGATCTGCAGACGAACGGTCTGATCGATTCGGCCTTGGGTTCGGGAACAAAGAGCGGCTACACCTACGCGATCACTGCAAATCCGGCAACGGCATCAGCTCCGGCCACTTTCTCATTCAGTGCTGTTCCAACGTCAACCTCAGGTGTGACCCAGACCGGAACCCGAAATCTATGCGTCCGAACCGAAGGCGTGATCAGATACGAATCGGATCCGGGCCAGCTCGGAAGCCAGCTTACATACGCAGAGTGTGCAGAGGGCGTAACCAACGTATTCCCTCTGTAG
- a CDS encoding co-chaperone GroES, whose product MATNITPLHDRVIIKRIEDNVNQTAGGLFIPDTAKEKPQEGEVIAAGAGKYKEDGTRQALDVKAGDRVLFGKYSGSEIKLDGDEFIIMREDEILGIISRAGAAA is encoded by the coding sequence ATGGCTACAAACATTACACCACTACACGATCGCGTGATCATCAAACGCATCGAAGACAACGTCAACCAAACCGCCGGCGGGCTTTTCATCCCCGACACGGCAAAGGAAAAACCGCAAGAAGGCGAAGTGATCGCTGCCGGTGCGGGCAAATATAAAGAAGACGGCACGCGTCAGGCTCTGGACGTCAAAGCAGGCGACCGCGTCCTGTTCGGCAAATATTCGGGCAGCGAGATCAAACTCGACGGCGACGAATTCATCATCATGCGCGAAGACGAGATCCTCGGCATCATTTCACGCGCAGGCGCAGCGGCCTAG
- a CDS encoding AAA family ATPase: protein MDTLDYIEAGNEADEAEFEMPQKANDVIREAMAQKPKPPLFDGFWQTGETALLFGASGVGKSVLAVQIADALARGTAVDGFKMPTRRHKVLYVDMTLSKVQFQRRYTPVAENGGNAKPYKFAERFYHGRPRYEEDLCSWVRSAVRTGGFEVVVIDDLTAVMRTNDGTFDSLRIMRDMKRLSCETGVSVLVLADSYPSPKGNGDVGEADLRRSRVLCGVADSVFAIGRLERGDLKLVQFRSQGSEVVWGSQNPVGCVIRRRENRLLGFVFDERFAPRLDPERCGLIHFASMCRANGFKYRDIAKVMNISKSRAERLVKAWTPAITEEVDRLDRLDCERRGVPYVHPDDEEDEYDEDLDDEYDDSEYDDDDYYDDDSEGETIDVTPVSVTDTGRKDLPWYRRIDPQKLPFASGIRPRHIHDLERDYDLNDNEIFVESREERSHRPKVWYHVGPRTGTVTRWVRDCYGSTGNHIGTSGWI, encoded by the coding sequence ATGGACACTTTAGACTACATCGAGGCAGGGAATGAGGCGGACGAGGCCGAATTTGAGATGCCGCAGAAGGCGAACGACGTGATACGTGAGGCAATGGCTCAAAAGCCGAAACCGCCGCTGTTTGACGGATTTTGGCAAACGGGCGAAACGGCGTTGTTGTTTGGTGCGTCGGGCGTCGGGAAAAGCGTTTTGGCGGTGCAGATCGCGGACGCATTGGCACGCGGCACAGCGGTTGACGGCTTTAAGATGCCGACTAGACGGCACAAAGTGCTGTATGTCGATATGACGCTCAGCAAGGTGCAGTTTCAGCGGCGATACACGCCGGTCGCGGAGAATGGCGGCAATGCGAAGCCGTATAAGTTTGCGGAGAGGTTCTATCACGGGCGTCCGCGTTATGAAGAGGACCTTTGTTCGTGGGTGAGGTCGGCGGTCCGCACCGGAGGTTTTGAGGTCGTGGTGATCGACGATCTGACGGCGGTGATGCGGACCAATGACGGCACGTTCGACAGCTTGCGGATAATGCGCGACATGAAACGCTTGTCGTGTGAGACGGGAGTCTCGGTGCTGGTGCTGGCCGATTCGTACCCGTCGCCAAAGGGCAATGGCGACGTTGGTGAGGCCGACCTGAGGCGTTCGCGGGTGTTGTGCGGCGTGGCGGACAGTGTCTTTGCGATCGGACGTTTGGAACGCGGCGACCTCAAACTCGTCCAGTTTCGCTCGCAGGGGAGCGAGGTCGTCTGGGGAAGCCAAAATCCGGTCGGCTGTGTGATCCGCCGGCGTGAGAACAGGCTGCTCGGCTTTGTATTCGACGAACGCTTTGCCCCAAGGCTCGATCCGGAGCGGTGCGGGCTCATCCATTTTGCGAGTATGTGCCGAGCGAATGGATTCAAATATCGCGATATCGCAAAGGTGATGAATATCTCGAAATCGCGTGCCGAGCGGCTCGTCAAAGCGTGGACGCCGGCGATCACTGAGGAAGTAGACCGTCTGGACCGGCTCGACTGTGAGAGACGCGGCGTGCCCTATGTTCATCCGGATGACGAGGAAGACGAATACGACGAAGATCTCGATGACGAATACGACGACAGCGAGTACGATGACGATGACTATTACGACGATGATTCGGAAGGTGAGACCATCGATGTCACGCCTGTCAGCGTCACCGACACCGGCCGCAAAGACCTGCCTTGGTATCGGCGGATAGATCCCCAAAAACTGCCGTTCGCCTCCGGCATCAGGCCGCGTCACATCCACGACCTCGAACGCGACTATGACCTCAACGACAACGAGATATTCGTCGAATCCCGCGAGGAACGCTCGCACAGGCCGAAGGTCTGGTACCACGTCGGCCCGAGAACCGGCACCGTCACCCGCTGGGTCCGCGATTGCTACGGCAGCACCGGCAACCATATCGGAACGTCAGGCTGGATATAG
- a CDS encoding Uma2 family endonuclease, producing the protein MNQTSIDTTKSKNIPHSERRDTVKSELLDGRIVAKPAANRWHNLISTNFTVAVGSRIHRSTCELYANDMQVRIGKNSICYPDVLVVNGEPVFADETSQLLVNPTVVIEIFSSIAKSTDRQQKLEGFLAIPKIKECLLVNENEMRVEHYARQNAKQWIYRIYNERDDVITLESINCKLSMAEVYAQVKLNESELSSKAVN; encoded by the coding sequence ATGAACCAAACCTCAATCGACACTACAAAGTCCAAGAATATTCCTCATTCGGAAAGGCGAGATACGGTCAAGAGCGAATTACTTGACGGACGTATTGTAGCCAAACCAGCGGCGAACAGATGGCACAATTTGATCTCTACGAATTTTACCGTAGCGGTCGGTAGCCGAATCCACCGAAGCACTTGCGAACTCTATGCAAACGATATGCAGGTGCGAATTGGTAAGAACTCGATCTGCTATCCCGATGTTTTGGTTGTTAACGGTGAACCGGTATTTGCAGATGAGACCAGTCAATTGTTGGTAAATCCAACCGTTGTTATCGAGATATTCTCGAGCATCGCAAAATCGACTGACCGGCAGCAAAAGCTCGAGGGTTTTCTTGCTATCCCAAAGATCAAGGAATGTTTGCTTGTAAATGAAAACGAAATGCGTGTCGAGCATTACGCCCGTCAAAATGCAAAGCAATGGATCTACCGAATTTATAACGAACGGGATGACGTAATAACCCTTGAATCGATCAACTGCAAGCTTTCGATGGCCGAGGTATACGCTCAGGTAAAACTGAATGAGTCGGAACTTAGCTCAAAGGCGGTAAACTGA
- a CDS encoding zinc metalloprotease, with protein sequence MKVKIFLSVAALCVVATVAFGFLSRTTPVEAQSDLASQEIPDVKNSQPFKFNGTIFINEEEFLDRARCATEKLSAAQADEIDRQVAVFKENQKAANGGYEMNATGGVINVYWHVINKGTGISNGDIPTTQITSQMNVLNAAYASTGWAFNLVSTDRTTNSTWYTAGPGTAAEAAMKNALRVGTADDLNIYSSNPGGGLLGWATFPSSYTSRPKDDGVVILFSSVPGGSAAPYNLGDTATHEVGHWMGLYHTFQGGCNGSGDAVSDTPAEKSAAFGCPSNRDTCRNKAGLDPVTNFMDYTDDACMNQFSAGQDTRMDSLFTTYRFNR encoded by the coding sequence ATGAAAGTAAAGATCTTTTTGTCAGTTGCAGCTTTGTGTGTCGTGGCGACGGTCGCGTTTGGCTTTTTGAGTCGAACCACACCCGTCGAAGCCCAGTCGGATCTGGCCTCTCAGGAAATTCCCGACGTCAAAAACAGTCAGCCGTTCAAATTCAACGGCACGATCTTTATCAATGAGGAAGAGTTTTTGGACCGCGCACGCTGTGCTACCGAGAAACTGAGCGCGGCCCAGGCCGACGAGATCGACCGACAGGTTGCGGTATTCAAGGAAAATCAAAAGGCGGCAAACGGCGGCTACGAGATGAACGCCACCGGCGGCGTGATAAATGTCTATTGGCACGTTATAAACAAAGGAACCGGCATCTCCAACGGAGACATCCCAACGACGCAGATCACGTCGCAGATGAATGTTCTGAACGCTGCCTATGCCTCGACCGGCTGGGCATTCAATCTTGTGTCCACTGACCGCACCACGAACTCGACCTGGTACACCGCGGGTCCCGGCACGGCAGCTGAGGCCGCCATGAAAAATGCTCTGCGTGTCGGCACGGCCGACGACCTGAACATCTACTCGAGCAATCCCGGCGGCGGGCTTCTCGGTTGGGCAACTTTCCCGTCGAGTTATACAAGCCGGCCAAAAGACGACGGAGTCGTGATTCTCTTCTCAAGCGTTCCGGGCGGCAGCGCCGCTCCGTACAATCTCGGCGACACTGCGACGCACGAGGTTGGCCACTGGATGGGGCTTTATCACACGTTTCAGGGCGGATGCAACGGCAGCGGTGATGCGGTCAGCGATACCCCGGCCGAAAAATCAGCCGCCTTCGGATGTCCTTCGAACCGCGACACGTGCAGAAACAAGGCGGGATTGGATCCGGTCACGAACTTCATGGACTACACTGACGATGCCTGCATGAACCAGTTTAGCGCCGGACAAGACACGCGAATGGATTCCCTATTCACCACCTATCGCTTCAACCGCTAA
- the groL gene encoding chaperonin GroEL (60 kDa chaperone family; promotes refolding of misfolded polypeptides especially under stressful conditions; forms two stacked rings of heptamers to form a barrel-shaped 14mer; ends can be capped by GroES; misfolded proteins enter the barrel where they are refolded when GroES binds): MAKQVVHGEESRAAILRGVNQLADAVKVTLGPKGRNVVIDKKFGSPTITKDGVTVAKEIELKDTLENMGAQMVREVASKTSDVAGDGTTTATVLAQAIFKEGVRTVAAGANPMALKRGIEKAVAAVVAEISTMAKPVSGDSIAQVGTVSANGDKTIGTIIAEAMDKVGKDGVITVEESKTMDTLLEVVEGMQFDRGYLSPYFVTDADRMEAVLDEPYILINEKKISNMRDLLPILEQVAKMGRPMLIIAEDVDGEALATLVVNKLRGTLNVAAVKAPGFGDRRKAMLEDIAVLTGGKVISEDLGIKLETITLEDLGKAKKVTIDKENTTIVEGAGSGEAIDGRIKTIRNQIEDTSSDYDREKLQERLAKLVGGVAVIKVGAATETEMKEKKARVEDAMHATRAAVEEGIVAGGGVALVRASRVLDNFNTESEDSDEIIGVNIVKRALEEPLRQIAGNAGMEGAVVVGKVREGDDSFGFNAATEKYEDLVAAGVIDPAKVTRTALQNAASIAGLMLTTEAMIADVQDDKGGDGGMGGMGGGMGGMGMGM; encoded by the coding sequence ATGGCTAAACAAGTAGTACACGGAGAAGAATCACGCGCAGCTATCCTGCGTGGTGTTAATCAGCTCGCGGACGCAGTGAAAGTTACACTGGGACCGAAGGGCCGCAACGTAGTTATCGACAAAAAATTCGGCTCGCCGACCATCACCAAAGACGGTGTCACGGTCGCTAAAGAGATCGAATTGAAAGACACGCTCGAGAATATGGGCGCACAGATGGTTCGCGAAGTCGCTTCGAAAACCAGCGACGTAGCCGGCGACGGCACGACGACCGCAACGGTTCTCGCGCAGGCGATCTTCAAAGAAGGCGTCCGCACAGTTGCCGCCGGTGCAAACCCGATGGCGCTCAAACGCGGTATCGAAAAGGCAGTCGCAGCCGTAGTTGCTGAGATCAGCACGATGGCAAAGCCCGTCTCGGGCGATTCGATCGCACAGGTCGGCACGGTTTCGGCTAACGGCGACAAAACGATCGGCACGATCATCGCTGAGGCGATGGACAAGGTCGGCAAAGACGGCGTTATCACCGTCGAAGAGTCGAAGACGATGGACACGCTTCTCGAAGTCGTCGAGGGCATGCAGTTTGACCGCGGCTATCTTTCGCCGTATTTCGTCACCGACGCCGACCGTATGGAAGCCGTCCTCGACGAGCCTTACATCCTGATCAACGAGAAAAAGATCTCGAACATGCGCGATCTGCTTCCTATTCTTGAGCAGGTTGCCAAAATGGGCCGTCCGATGCTCATCATCGCTGAAGACGTCGACGGCGAAGCACTCGCAACCCTGGTTGTGAACAAGCTCCGCGGCACGCTCAACGTTGCTGCTGTCAAAGCACCTGGCTTCGGCGACCGCCGCAAGGCAATGCTCGAAGACATCGCGGTCCTCACGGGCGGCAAGGTCATCAGCGAAGATCTCGGCATCAAGCTCGAGACCATCACTCTCGAAGACCTCGGCAAAGCCAAGAAAGTTACCATCGACAAGGAAAATACAACCATCGTCGAAGGTGCCGGTTCGGGCGAAGCCATTGACGGACGCATCAAAACCATCCGTAACCAGATCGAAGACACGTCCAGCGACTATGACCGTGAAAAACTGCAGGAACGTCTGGCGAAACTCGTCGGCGGTGTTGCCGTGATCAAGGTCGGTGCCGCCACCGAGACCGAGATGAAGGAAAAGAAAGCACGTGTCGAAGACGCAATGCACGCAACCCGTGCTGCTGTCGAAGAAGGCATCGTGGCCGGCGGCGGAGTCGCTCTGGTCCGCGCATCGCGTGTTCTCGACAACTTCAACACCGAAAGCGAGGATTCCGATGAGATCATCGGCGTCAATATCGTCAAGCGTGCCCTCGAAGAGCCGCTTCGCCAGATCGCCGGCAACGCCGGTATGGAAGGCGCAGTGGTCGTCGGCAAGGTCCGCGAAGGCGACGACAGCTTTGGCTTTAACGCCGCGACCGAGAAGTACGAAGATCTCGTCGCAGCCGGTGTCATCGACCCCGCAAAGGTCACCCGCACCGCTCTCCAAAACGCAGCCTCGATCGCCGGCCTCATGCTGACGACCGAAGCCATGATCGCCGACGTCCAGGACGACAAGGGCGGTGATGGTGGAATGGGCGGCATGGGCGGCGGCATGGGCGGCATGGGCATGGGAATGTAG
- a CDS encoding heavy metal translocating P-type ATPase produces the protein MDQNRSNLAAAIWTKEVLIAAISLAGIALHIVLRFAVQPAGTLLSIPVRELPLLVAIVCGAPLAIGLIAKTFKFEFSSNLLAVISIITAVLLEEYLAGTLVVLMLASGQALEAYAVRRASFALEALAKRLPAVAHKKSGATVVEIPLADVAVGDELIVFPHETCPADGVVIGGHSTMNESYLTGEPYLLPKAVGSAVLSGAINGEGALTIRAEKVATDSRYAKIMEVMRESEQRRPQLRRLGDQIGAVYAPVAIIIALGAWVIGGDATLFLAVLVVATPCPLIIGIPVAIIGSVSLAARRGIIIKDPAVLEKIDTCSVAIFDKTGTLTYGEPKLTEVMPAEGFGSDEILAAVASLERYSRHPLAAAIIDAATQARLALDEAAEVSETPGAGLYGVIGERTIRVTSRKKLGVHSPNDIASLPPVSGGLECVVLIDDRYAGTLRFRDEPRPEGKSFVRHLGPKHGFQRILLVSGDRLSEVGYLAERVGITEVHAGQSPEEKLELVRRETKNANTVFMGDGINDAPALTAATVGIAFGQGSDVTAEAAGAVILESSLERVDEMLHIGRRMRRIALQTAVGGVGLSLIGIIAAAMGYLPPVAGAVTQEAIDVLAVLNALRASLTPRVLSDQTSDREVDY, from the coding sequence ATGGACCAGAATAGATCTAACCTCGCCGCGGCAATCTGGACAAAAGAGGTCCTTATAGCAGCGATCTCACTCGCCGGGATCGCGCTTCATATCGTGTTGCGTTTCGCGGTGCAGCCGGCGGGAACACTATTAAGCATTCCGGTCCGCGAGTTACCTCTGCTGGTGGCCATCGTCTGCGGAGCACCGTTGGCGATCGGTTTGATCGCTAAGACCTTCAAGTTCGAATTCAGCTCCAACCTTCTCGCCGTTATTTCGATCATAACCGCCGTCCTGCTCGAGGAATATCTCGCCGGCACGCTGGTTGTGCTGATGCTGGCGAGCGGCCAGGCGTTAGAGGCGTACGCCGTCCGTCGGGCGTCGTTTGCTCTTGAGGCTCTCGCCAAGCGGCTGCCGGCGGTCGCTCACAAAAAGAGCGGGGCAACTGTCGTCGAAATTCCGCTCGCCGACGTAGCGGTCGGCGACGAACTCATCGTCTTTCCGCACGAGACGTGTCCGGCCGACGGCGTCGTCATCGGGGGGCACAGCACGATGAACGAATCGTACCTGACCGGCGAGCCTTACCTTTTGCCGAAGGCGGTCGGCTCTGCAGTGCTGTCCGGTGCGATCAACGGCGAGGGTGCCTTGACCATCAGGGCGGAAAAGGTAGCGACCGATTCGCGATACGCCAAGATAATGGAGGTGATGCGCGAGTCCGAACAGCGGCGGCCACAATTGAGGCGGCTTGGCGACCAGATCGGTGCGGTCTATGCTCCGGTCGCGATCATTATCGCTCTTGGTGCGTGGGTGATCGGCGGCGACGCGACGCTATTTTTGGCAGTTCTCGTCGTCGCGACGCCGTGCCCGCTCATAATCGGTATACCAGTGGCGATAATCGGCTCTGTAAGTCTGGCTGCACGGCGGGGAATCATCATCAAGGACCCTGCCGTACTGGAAAAGATAGACACCTGCAGCGTCGCAATATTTGATAAGACCGGAACACTTACCTACGGCGAACCAAAACTGACAGAGGTCATGCCCGCCGAAGGATTTGGTTCCGACGAGATACTTGCTGCGGTTGCAAGCCTCGAACGGTACTCCCGTCATCCGCTTGCCGCAGCAATAATCGACGCCGCAACGCAAGCCCGCCTTGCCCTCGATGAAGCCGCCGAAGTCAGCGAAACCCCGGGCGCAGGGCTTTACGGTGTGATCGGCGAACGTACGATCCGTGTGACCAGCCGCAAGAAACTTGGAGTTCATTCGCCGAACGACATCGCGTCACTGCCGCCTGTTTCGGGCGGCCTCGAATGCGTCGTCCTGATCGACGACCGGTACGCGGGGACATTGAGGTTTCGTGACGAACCACGTCCGGAGGGCAAGTCATTCGTTCGACATCTCGGGCCAAAACACGGTTTTCAGCGGATCCTACTGGTCTCAGGCGACCGGTTGAGCGAGGTCGGCTATCTCGCTGAACGGGTTGGCATCACCGAGGTACATGCAGGACAAAGCCCCGAGGAGAAACTTGAATTGGTCAGGCGCGAGACAAAAAACGCCAACACCGTCTTTATGGGCGACGGTATCAACGACGCACCGGCATTGACGGCCGCTACCGTCGGCATTGCATTCGGTCAGGGTAGCGATGTCACAGCGGAGGCCGCCGGTGCGGTGATACTTGAGAGTTCGCTCGAGCGGGTCGATGAAATGCTGCACATTGGTCGGCGAATGCGCCGTATTGCCCTCCAAACTGCCGTGGGCGGAGTCGGACTGAGCCTGATCGGAATAATTGCCGCCGCGATGGGCTATCTGCCGCCGGTCGCCGGAGCTGTCACACAAGAGGCCATCGATGTACTGGCCGTGCTTAACGCCCTGCGTGCCTCACTCACCCCGCGGGTTCTTTCCGATCAAACTTCAGATCGAGAAGTCGACTATTAA
- a CDS encoding carboxypeptidase regulatory-like domain-containing protein, translating into MTIKNSLFFVLVVAVGLCSSITAQVATGGGYTLEQSVVGNGGGTIGDAQYTIDATAGQPAAGGNLVGSPPTYGVRDGFWARFAVGTTAADATVSGRVRTANGNGLRGVRVTLSGGQLTAPRQAITGSFGYFTFTDIEVGHTYIVTVHARLYYFAQPSQAVLTLESVSDIEFVAGDANR; encoded by the coding sequence ATGACGATCAAAAACTCTTTGTTTTTCGTTCTCGTTGTTGCCGTTGGTCTCTGCAGTTCGATAACCGCTCAGGTCGCTACCGGCGGTGGATACACGCTCGAGCAGAGCGTCGTCGGAAACGGCGGCGGCACGATCGGCGATGCCCAATATACTATAGATGCGACCGCTGGACAGCCGGCCGCCGGCGGAAACTTGGTGGGCTCTCCGCCGACGTATGGCGTTCGCGACGGGTTCTGGGCAAGGTTCGCTGTAGGTACAACTGCCGCGGATGCCACGGTTTCGGGCCGTGTCCGGACTGCAAACGGCAACGGCCTGCGGGGTGTCCGCGTGACGCTCTCAGGCGGGCAGCTCACCGCACCGCGACAGGCAATCACCGGCAGCTTTGGCTATTTCACCTTTACGGATATTGAGGTAGGACATACATATATCGTCACGGTCCACGCAAGACTATATTATTTTGCGCAGCCGAGCCAGGCGGTCCTCACTCTCGAAAGCGTAAGTGATATCGAATTTGTCGCAGGCGATGCCAACCGTTAA
- a CDS encoding NAD(P)-dependent alcohol dehydrogenase codes for MKAIVCESYGGPEVLQLREVPRPVPRSNEILIRVRATAVSSGDIRLRKPDPFAVRFMFGMLKPKYAILGVALAGVVEAKGQDVGLFNVGDEVFGSAGMTCGAYAEYVCLPEAATLALKPSGMSFEEAAAIPFGGTTALSFLKKGDIQNGGRVLVYGASGAVGTSAVQLAKHFGAHVTGVCSTANLEMVRSLGADDVIDYTKDDLSIPEDTFDIILDTVGKSPFSVCVRALKENGRYLRVVHMEPADIIRGIWVSLTTNKKVIGGVIKESAEDMAFLKGLIEIGSLTPVIDRTYTLEQIPEAHAYVEKGHKKGNVIIAV; via the coding sequence ATGAAAGCTATCGTGTGTGAATCGTATGGCGGGCCCGAGGTGCTTCAACTTCGCGAAGTGCCGCGTCCTGTTCCCCGAAGCAACGAGATACTGATCCGCGTGCGGGCAACTGCCGTTTCGTCGGGTGACATTCGACTGCGGAAACCGGATCCGTTCGCTGTGCGGTTTATGTTTGGGATGCTAAAGCCAAAGTATGCGATACTCGGCGTCGCACTCGCGGGAGTGGTCGAGGCAAAAGGCCAAGATGTAGGACTCTTCAATGTCGGTGACGAGGTTTTTGGATCGGCGGGAATGACCTGTGGCGCTTACGCGGAGTATGTCTGCTTGCCCGAGGCGGCAACGCTCGCATTAAAGCCGTCAGGTATGTCGTTCGAAGAGGCCGCTGCGATACCGTTCGGCGGGACGACCGCTCTGTCATTTCTGAAGAAAGGCGATATTCAGAACGGCGGGCGTGTTCTGGTATACGGAGCATCAGGTGCGGTGGGAACTTCGGCGGTCCAGCTTGCAAAACATTTCGGAGCACACGTCACCGGCGTGTGCAGCACGGCTAATCTGGAGATGGTCCGGTCGCTCGGAGCGGACGACGTGATCGACTATACAAAGGATGACCTTTCGATCCCCGAGGACACTTTTGACATTATTCTGGACACGGTCGGAAAGAGTCCGTTCTCAGTCTGCGTCAGGGCGTTAAAGGAAAACGGGCGATATTTGCGAGTCGTCCATATGGAGCCCGCCGACATCATTCGCGGTATTTGGGTCTCATTGACCACTAACAAAAAGGTGATCGGCGGCGTTATCAAAGAGTCCGCGGAAGATATGGCCTTTCTCAAGGGACTGATCGAAATAGGCAGCCTCACACCGGTAATAGACAGAACCTACACCCTTGAGCAGATACCCGAAGCCCACGCCTACGTAGAAAAGGGGCACAAAAAAGGAAACGTGATCATCGCCGTCTGA
- a CDS encoding Crp/Fnr family transcriptional regulator, producing the protein MFTPDDARNNHLLANLPAHEFDHLRPALKRVLLTNGQVLHRSGDRFEYVYFPTTALIALLYLTESGSAVGVGMIGSEGIVGIEVFMGVDSAPGLAIVQNAGIAFRMGIGAFRAECTAVPVCHDTLLKYAQALIAQVSQTAACNRFHTVQQRLARLLLESSDRLGSNRIAATHDQMSGPLGVRRESVSIAAHNLSVVGLIKVERGMFTIVDRPGLEFAACECYKVASAEYRRLLEPVISRPVGETVKSRLETHPSHY; encoded by the coding sequence ATGTTTACCCCGGACGACGCCAGAAACAACCATCTGCTGGCAAATTTGCCGGCGCATGAGTTTGACCACCTAAGGCCGGCTCTCAAGCGTGTCTTACTGACTAACGGACAAGTGCTTCATAGGTCGGGTGATCGATTTGAATACGTTTACTTCCCGACGACCGCTCTCATTGCATTGCTTTACCTGACCGAATCTGGATCGGCCGTCGGGGTAGGAATGATCGGAAGCGAAGGAATCGTCGGTATCGAGGTTTTCATGGGCGTCGACTCGGCTCCCGGTCTGGCGATCGTTCAGAATGCAGGCATTGCATTTCGGATGGGGATCGGAGCGTTTCGTGCCGAATGCACTGCCGTACCTGTATGCCATGACACCTTGCTTAAGTACGCTCAAGCCCTGATCGCTCAAGTTTCGCAAACGGCGGCCTGTAATCGGTTTCATACGGTTCAACAGCGGCTCGCTCGTTTGCTGCTCGAAAGTTCGGACCGCCTGGGATCGAATCGGATAGCGGCGACTCACGATCAGATGTCCGGCCCGTTGGGTGTTCGCCGCGAGAGCGTCAGTATTGCGGCCCACAACCTGTCGGTCGTGGGTTTGATCAAGGTCGAGCGCGGAATGTTCACGATCGTCGACCGGCCGGGCCTCGAATTTGCCGCCTGCGAATGTTATAAGGTCGCTTCCGCCGAATATCGCCGCCTTCTCGAACCGGTGATCTCAAGACCGGTCGGGGAGACCGTGAAGAGCCGCCTCGAGACTCACCCTTCCCATTATTGA
- a CDS encoding prepilin-type N-terminal cleavage/methylation domain-containing protein codes for MKNQKGFSLIELLIVVVIIGIIAAIAIPNLLASRRAANEGSAISSLRTYHGAQATYASTYGNGDFAGVPFVTSSFTVLGAVNIIDASLASGVKSGYQFSGHSQARTASTPACHLAQTSPTTTSGVTATGTRDFVIATEGVINSRASNGTSGWGPGICDMAADMTPMSN; via the coding sequence ATGAAAAACCAAAAAGGCTTCTCGCTAATCGAACTATTGATCGTTGTGGTCATCATCGGCATTATTGCCGCAATTGCGATCCCGAATCTGCTTGCCAGCCGCCGAGCTGCGAATGAGGGTTCGGCGATCTCATCGCTCCGGACATATCATGGAGCTCAGGCGACCTATGCATCTACCTACGGCAACGGCGATTTCGCGGGGGTTCCATTTGTAACAAGCTCGTTTACGGTCTTGGGTGCCGTGAACATAATAGACGCCTCGCTTGCCAGCGGCGTCAAGAGCGGCTACCAATTTTCAGGCCATTCGCAGGCTCGAACGGCGTCTACTCCGGCGTGCCACCTCGCACAGACGTCACCGACGACCACGTCCGGTGTGACAGCAACTGGAACCAGAGACTTCGTGATCGCCACCGAAGGTGTTATCAATTCGAGGGCGAGCAACGGTACGTCCGGCTGGGGACCCGGGATCTGCGACATGGCGGCCGATATGACGCCGATGTCCAACTAA